The proteins below are encoded in one region of Pseudophryne corroboree isolate aPseCor3 chromosome 8, aPseCor3.hap2, whole genome shotgun sequence:
- the LOC134948187 gene encoding E3 SUMO-protein ligase ZBED1-like, translating to MPPKNKVWKHFERNPDKSATCRYCGALVKTSGYTSNLMGHLERKHPEMLHLPSSSTGKMRMVSAEWDEAVANVEGEQQPLEPSPTAAPPQVRARQVTITNAFQRVNEGKDEKITKAIVKMVCRAGYPYNVGEDEAFRDLFEVLAPLYTMPTTKAIIQRIREKYKAISSRVREILANNPCSLSMDSWTYEDGYTCHSLTAHYYNDEEELCSATLGAEVLEECTSEDLAKQLKHWCRKWGIRPETENVTAIVTDGDALMKEAAELAFGRKKHISCFARGLNSVVEACLGIQAVSPLLSKAKAVVAWFEEDDEAAEELRKISRKRLTQSVPTRCNSTYHMLQRLIELRFLVSEIIDRQPDAPPMLTDPELEDVGEILEILEPFQAATKLLVEEHYLAGSMVIPVTSIILDKLERLHPNKVAPLNVLAEAIGGMKRSFGTVEHVFLLAVATFLDPRFKNMYFSDPTTLSKQVRFFRYSMNSSDSGSSSESDDVLVASNYLFDDHNRMVQKDRQQFKATSSCSPMSDELSLYLGSPVEKIKVNPLRYWKQMQTTYPNLTMVAKRCLTSVATSVPGKWLYTKDGEMESIWREELHVMLRSKLLFLRSADIRLWEY from the exons atgccgCCAAAAAACAAAGTCTGGAAACATTTTGAAAGGAACCCTGACAAGTCAGCCACTTGCAGGTACTGTGGTGCATTAGTGAAAACAAGTGGGTACACCTCAAACCTGATGGGCCACCTGGAGAGGAAGCACCCCGAAATGCTACACCTCCCCAGCTCATCCACCGGTAAAATGCGAATGGTGAGCGCGGAGTGGGACGAGGCCGTGGCAAACGTCGAAGGAGAGCAGCAACCGCTGGAGCCGAGCCCGACGGCCGCGCCGCCGCAAGTACGGGCGAGGCAGGTGACCATCACTAATGCTTTCCAAAGGGTAAACGAGGGTAAAGATGAGAAAATAACGAAGGCGATTGTGAAGATGGTGTGCAGGGCCGGTTATCCCTACAACGTTGGGGAAGACGAAGCgttcagagacttgtttgaagtgcTGGCTCCTCTGTATACCATGCCAACCACGAAAGCCATCATACAGCGGATCAGGGAGAAATACAAAGCCATAAGTTCCAGGGTGCGGGAAATACTCGCTAACAATCCTTGCAGCCTCTCGATGGACTCCTGGACGTATGAGGATGGCTATACTTGCCACAGCCTCACAGCCCATTACTACAACGACGAGGAAGAACTGTGCAGCGCGACGCTCGGCGCCGAAGTGCTCGAGGAGTGTACAAGCGAGGACCTCGCCAAGCAGCTGAAACACTGGTGCCGCAAGTGGGGCATAAGGCCAGAAACAGAGAACGTGACAGCTATCGTGACGGACGGTGACGCATTAATGAAAGAAGCAGCGGAGTtagcgtttgggagaaaaaagcacatTTCCTGCTTCGCCCGCGGGCTTAATTCGGTGGTGGAAGCATGTCTCGGGATCCAGGCCGTGTCGCCACTTCTTTCTAAAGCCAAGGCAGTCGTGGCATGGTTTGAGGAGGACGATGAGGCTGCTGAGGAGCTGAGAAAGATAAGTAGAAAGCGGTTGACCCAGTCAGTCCCCACCAGGTGCAACTCGACGTATCATATGCTGCAGCGGCTGATAGAGCTGAGGTTTCTCGTCAGTGAGATCATTGACCGCCAACCGGACGCGCCTCCCATGTTGACTGATCCGGAATTAGAGGACGTGGGTGAAATTCTGGAAATATTGGAGCCCTTTCAAGCGGCAACAAAGCTGCTTGTTGAGGAGCACTACTTGGCCGGTAGCATGGTGATACCAGTTACTTCCATAATCCTTGATAAACTTGAGAGGCTACACCCAAACAAGGTTGCTCCATTGAACGTTCTAGCTGAAGCCATTGGTGGCATGAAGAGAAGCTTTGGCACAGTAGAGCATGTGTTTTTATTAGCAGTTGCCACATTTTTAGACCCCCGCTTCAAGAACATGTACTTCAGCGATCCTACCACATTGTCCAAACAAGTGCGTTTTTTTAGATACTCTATGAATTCCAGTGACTCTGGTTCCTCATCTGAAAGTGATG ATGTATTGGTGGCATCAAATTATCTGTTCGACGACCACAACAGAATGGTGCAGAAAGACAGGCAGCAGTTTAAGGCGACTTCCTCCTGTTCCCCGATGTCAGATGAGCTGTCTTTGTACCTAG GTTCCCCGGTGGAGAAAATAAAGGTAAACCCGCTTAGATATTGGAAACAAATGCAAACCACCTATCCTAACCTAACAATGGTGGCAAAGCGGTGTCTGACTTCCGTGGCCACCTCGGTTCCTGGTAAATGGCTTTACACCAAGGACGGAGAAATGGAGAGCATATGGAGAGAGGAACTACATGTAATGCTGCGTTCAAAGTTATTGTTTCTACGGAGTGCTGACATTAGACTTTGGGAGTATTGA